A section of the Pochonia chlamydosporia 170 chromosome 2, whole genome shotgun sequence genome encodes:
- a CDS encoding cytochrome P450 78A3 (similar to Pyrenophora tritici-repentis Pt-1C-BFP XP_001936907.1) — translation MLLDGLALAGGASYVLASTAPQYSLGLWKTASLIFFAYFFTIQIWRVILYPRFFSPLRHLPHAPDGHWLWDQTGRILKEPSGIPMRDWVDNVPNDGLITYSTWFEQRVLVANPKGLAEVLVTKNYDFTKPKQFSQSLGRVLGLGILFAEGDEHKRQRKNLMPAFAFRHIKDLYPTFWKKSGEMARALSETINAKSSPSTASKETADADDKVKHAPGAIEVYDWSSRATLDIIGVSGMDRDFNSLQDPTNKLNQTYKSVFNPGRVGNLLRLVGIFVPISLLRLLPLKRNAVIRDAVSYIKSVCRDLIVEKRERLSTEKKASKADIDIISVALESDAFSDDDLVNQMMTFLLAGHETTATAMAWALYVLCKHPDIQTKLRKEIQSKLPSLDDDITATDIDNCSYLQAFCNEVLRVWAPVALTMRVAAKDTSILGQFIPKGTIIILCPWAVNMSEQLWGADAKEFKPERWLDAEGRTNKSGSADSNFSFLTFLHGPRSCIGQKFAQAEFACLIAAWVGSFETRFEDGGALASGETPDIAGGVTSKPKGGLWVQLKEVEKQ, via the coding sequence ATGTTGCTCGATGGCCTAGCCCTGGCTGGAGGAGCCTCATATGTCCTCGCAAGCACAGCACCACAATACTCACTGGGCTTATGGAAGACAGCATCACTCATCTTTTTTGCGTACTTTTTCACAATCCAGATATGGCGCGTCATTCTCTATCCACGTTTCTTCAGTCCTCTTCGCCACCTACCGCACGCACCAGATGGTCACTGGCTGTGGGATCAAACTGGACGAATCCTCAAAGAGCCTTCTGGTATTCCCATGCGCGACTGGGTTGACAATGTGCCAAACGACGGATTGATTACCTATTCCACGTGGTTTGAACAACGAGTACTTGTAGCCAATCCGAAAGGTCTCGCCGAGGTTCTGGTAACCAAGAACTATGACTTTACGAAGCCCAAGCAGTTTAGCCAAAGTCTGGGCAGGGTCTTAGGACTAGGTATCTTATTCGCCGAGGGCGATGAGCACAAAAGACAACGAAAGAATCTCATGCCAGCATTTGCCTTCCGCCACATCAAAGACCTGTATCCGACGTTCTGGAAGAAGTCAGGCGAGATGGCTCGCGCCTTGTCCGAGACTATCAATGCGAAGTCCAGCCCCAGCACGGCCAGCAAGGAGACAGCCGATGCTGATGACAAAGTAAAGCACGCCCCTGGTGCAATTGAGGTGTATGACTGGAGCTCTCGTGCTACCCTCGACATCATCGGAGTATCCGGCATGGACCGGGACTTCAACTCTCTCCAGGACCCAACCAACAAGCTAAATCAAACTTACAAGTCTGTTTTCAACCCTGGCAGAGTCGGGAATCTTCTCAGACTGGTGGGCATCTTTGTACCCATTTCACTGCTCCGCCTACTGCCATTGAAGCGGAACGCCGTTATAAGAGACGCCGTCTCCTATATTAAGTCGGTCTGCCGGGATCTTATCGTCGAGAAGCGCGAGAGGCTCAGCACCGAGAAAAAAGCATCCAAGGCAGATATCGACATTATTTCTGTTGCGCTCGAGTCCGACGCCTTCAGTGACGATGACCTCGTGAATCAAATGATGACATTCCTCCTTGCGGGACATGAAacgacagccacagccatggcatggGCCTTGTACGTGCTCTGCAAACACCCAGACATTCAAACAAAGCTGCGCAAAGAAATCCAATCGAAACTGCCATCTCTTGACGACGACATTACCGCCACCGACATTGACAATTGCTCCTACCTGCAAGCCTTCTGCAACGAAGTCCTGCGAGTATGGGCGCCCGTTGCCTTGACCATGCGTGTAGCTGCAAAGGACACCAGCATCCTCGGGCAGTTCATTCCCaaaggcaccatcatcattcTTTGCCCATGGGCTGTAAACATGTCCGAACAGCTCTGGGGCGCAGATGCCAAGGAATTCAAGCCGGAACGCTGGCTTGACGCCGAGGGACGCACGAATAAGAGTGGATCTGCGGACTCAAATTTCTCGTTTTTGACGTTCCTACATGGCCCACGAAGCTGTATTGGTCAGAAGTTTGCCCAGGCAGAGTTTGCGTGCCTGATTGCGGCGTGGGTTGGTAGCTTTGAGACGAGGTTTGAGGATGGAGGAGCGCTGGCGAGTGGTGAAACGCCAGATATTGCTGGGGGAGTCACGTCGAAGCCAAAGGGGGGATTGTGGGTGCAGCTgaaggaggttgagaagcaatAA
- a CDS encoding secretory lipase (similar to Cordyceps militaris CM01 XP_006668261.1) gives MFRLQFLFLCAVSLCTQKAVASAVLPVNDPFYTPPAGFETKKAGTILRNRLVPSPLESSLNISSAHQILYRTTNSFGKAIATVSTILVPKNADPSKLLSYQVAEDAASPNCCPSYVAQKGSQSGGAFGTVVTKVELGLINDALEHGWYVTVPDFLGPNAAFLANNLAGYAVLDGIRATLASSSFTGVAADPKTALWGYSGGSLASGFAAELQPVYAPELKIAGAALGGTCPDILSVLYKINKSLYAGLIATGIVGLGNEYPEIASLISSQVVPSKAKAVKQVKNTCLGANTISFAFQDIFKFVKDPSIFNGTTVKAIADANNMGHHTPSIPLMVYKGVKDEISPIADTDSLIQRYCQGGAAVEYRRKASSGHVDLFFSASKEVLAWLKGRLDGVAVQPGCTNTT, from the coding sequence ATGTTTCGTCTCCAGTTCTTGTTCCTCTGTGCAGTCTCACTTTGTACACAGAAAGCTGTAGCATCTGCTGTTTTACCCGTCAACGACCCATTCTATACGCCTCCTGCTGGATTCGAAACCAAAAAAGCAGGAACAATTCTTCGCAATAGACTAGTCCCGTCTCCTCTGGAAAGTTCTCTCAATATCTCTTCCGCCCACCAGATTCTCTATCGTACAACCAACTCTTTCGGAAAGGCCATCGCAACCGTGTCAACGATTCTCGTTCCCAAAAATGCTGATCCGTCGAAACTACTATCCTATCAAGTCGCGGAAGACGCCGCTAGCCCGAATTGCTGCCCATCATACGTCGCTCAAAAGGGGTCTCAGTCAGGAGGCGCTTTTGGGACGGTGGTTACGAAGGTCGAGCTGGGTCTTATTAACGATGCGCTAGAGCACGGGTGGTATGTGACGGTGCCTGACTTCCTGGGACCGAATGCCGCATTCCTCGCCAATAACCTGGCTGGATATGCTGTCCTGGATGGAATACGTGCCACGCTTGCATCATCTAGCTTTACAGGAGTTGCGGCAGATCCTAAGACGGCGCTTTGGGGATACTCTGGCGGCAGCTTAGCCAGTGGATTTGCTGCAGAACTTCAGCCTGTGTATGCACCGGAGCTGAAGATCGCTGGAGCGGCACTAGGAGGGACGTGTCCTGATATTTTGTCTGTTCTATACAAGATCAATAAGAGTCTCTACGCTGGGTTGATCGCCACTGGCATTGTGGGACTAGGAAACGAGTATCCTGAAATAGCATCTCTCATCTCTTCACAGGTCGTTCcaagcaaagccaaggccgTAAAGCAGGTCAAGAACACGTGCTTAGGAGCCAACACCATATCTTTTGCATTCCAAGACATAttcaagtttgtcaaggatCCTAGCATCTTCAACGGCACTACCGTCAAGGCCATCGCAGACGCCAACAATATGGGCCATCATACACCAAGCATTCCGTTGATGGTCTATAAAGGCGTCAAGGATGAGATTAGCCCCATTGCCGACACTGACAGTCTTATTCAACGTTATTGCCAGGGAGGTGCCGCTGTTGAGTACAGGAGGAAGGCGTCATCAGGCCATGTTGatctcttcttttctgctTCAAAGGAAgtgttggcttggctgaaGGGTCGTCTGGACGGTGTTGCTGTTCAGCCGGGCTGTACAAATACGACTTAG
- a CDS encoding proline-rich antigen 3 (similar to Metarhizium robertsii ARSEF 23 XP_007824149.1) encodes MQLITILALAGVSSASASLQARSYETFDNLFGRQTQLCKPVTAPFTCERSCGAGYTECIRFPTCYNPGRGDSCCSNGKYCPKGFYCTDGGCCKDGQTLEECGATVSLSVIPPPSTKTSEPAPPSSTAEPTTSEAQTTSYSVSLPIATVSTTSASNGTATATSPPIVTAGAGKNAVAALGALGAFVLAI; translated from the exons ATGCAACTCATCACTATTCTCGCTCTCGCTGGCGTCTCGTCGGCTTCCGCCAGCCTCCAGGCCAGATCCTATGAGACCTTCGACAACCTCTTTGGACGCCAAACCCAGCTGTGCAAGCCAGTTACTGCTCCCTTCACCTGTGAGCGTTCTTGCGGAGCCGGATATACCGAGTGTATCCGCTTCCCTACCTGCTATAACCCCGGCCGGGGTGATTCGTGCTGCTCCAACGGGA AATACTGCCCCAAGGGTTTCTACTGCACCGACGGCGGCTGCTGCAAGGATGGACAGACTCTCGAAGAATGCGGTGCCACTGTCAGCTTGAGCGTCATTCCTCCCCCAAGCACCAAGACTTCCGAGCCTGCACCACCAAGCTCGACTGCTGAACCTACCACCAGTGAGGCTCAGACGACCTCCTATTCCGTGAGCTTGCCAATTGCTACCGTCTCGACCACCTCAGCCTCCAATGGCACTGCTACTGCCACCAGCCCTCCCATCGTCACTGCTGGCGCTGGTAAGAACGCCGTTGCTGCTCTCGGTGCTCTGGGTGCTTTCGTTCTGGCCATCTAA
- a CDS encoding N-hydroxyarylamine O-acetyltransferase (similar to Aspergillus flavus NRRL3357 XP_002384333.1) produces MAVGQFREMPSQDAAYSQSQVSAWLQHIQLPKCYKQYVDSPSAFPKTQESLTALFRCQITSFPYENLLIHYSQTRLVSIKPHDLYNKMMGPESNGRGGYCMELSIFFHHMLRGLGFDVYMTGVRNRDRKDGAPRGEFLGWTHINNIVHLPDGSKFGVDVAFGGDGPTGPLPMNEDEAYIYKNLGSQEVRLVHGLMPKQRLREPKVWLYQYRNSPDKEWNSFYTFMEIEFFAEDFEVQNWYAGFHTIHRRMVVGVRFLREGESIEFPHGGRKHEDETEVHIIGKVMLVNDTIKVNLGGKTQVVEQFYTEEERVKALGHYFGIRLTEEEVNAIKDWDLALGTQSRQML; encoded by the exons ATGGCTGTTGGCCAATTTCGAGAGATGCCATCCCAGGACGCGGCTTATTCGCAATCCCAGGTTTCAGCGTGGCTTCAGCATATCCAACTGCCAAAATGCTACAAACAATATGTTGACTCGCCTTCAGCGTTCCCTAAAACGCAGGAGTCATTAACGGCTCTATTTCGCTGCCAGATTACCTCGTTTCCCTATGAAAACCTCTTGATACACTACTCTCAGACTCGACTCGTCAGCATTAAACCCCATGACCTGTACAACAAGATGATGGGTCCGGAAAGTAACGGCAGAGGAGGATATTGCATGGAGCTTAGCATCTTTTTCCATCACATGTTGCGTGGACTAGGGTTCGATGTCTACATGACTGGCGTACGTAATCGGGATAGAAAGGATGGTGCACCGCGAGGAGAATTCCTGGGCTG GACTCATATCAATAACATTGTTCATCTCCCTGACGGGTCCAAATTTGGTGTCGATGTTGCCTTTGGAGGGGACGGACCTACAGGTCCACTTCCCATGAACGAAGATGAAGCATACATCTACAAAAATCTAGGATCTCAAGAAGTGCGGTTAGTCCACGGTCTCATGCCGAAGCAACGTCTCAGAGAACCAAAAGTTTGGCTCTATCAGTATCGCAACTCTCCAGACAAAGAATGGAACTCATTCTATACGTTTATGGAGATTGAGTTCTTTGCAGAAGACTTTGAAGTTCAGAATTGGTATGCTGGGTTTCATACTATACACCGCCGAATGGTCGTTGGAGTGAGGTTTCTTAGAGAAGGCGAGTCCATTGAGTTTCCCCACGGCGGGAGAAAGCATGAAGATGAAACGGAGGTCCACATTATAGGGAAGGTGATGCTTGTCAATGATACAATCAAGGTTAATTTGGGAGGTAAAACGCAAGTGGTTGAACAATTTTATACCGAAGAGGAGCGGGTAAAGGCTCTTGGGCATTACTTTGGTATCCGTCTTACAGAAGAGGAGGTCAACGCTATAAAGGACTGGGATCTGGCGCTGGGGACTCAATCTAGGCAAATGCTCTGA
- a CDS encoding dehydrogenase-like protein (similar to Chaetomium thermophilum var. thermophilum DSM 1495 XP_006691002.1) produces the protein MATKSVFDVPTEQWAQVVEENDVTYKKIPVPKPGPDEALVHILYSGVCHTDLHAMRGDWPLKHKTQLVGGHEGIGVVVAKGDLAKGVDIGDYVGIKWLNGSCLSCAFCINGDEPQCPDALLSGYTVDGTFQQYATGKAMHLTQIPKDCDLSAAAPILCAGLTVYKGLKESGARPAQFVAVIGAGGGLGSLAIQYAKAMGLRTIAVDAGEVKGKFCRSLGADAYFDFTKSNDLVKDIKAATPDGLGPHAALVIAAKEDPFHQATEYVRPRGTVVCIGMPKEAQIKASVFDVVVRMLSIKGSYVGNRADANEAVEIFRAGLVKAPVTVVPLSKLSEVFDAMVSGDIIGRYVLDTSK, from the exons ATGGCCACCAAGAGCGTATTCGATGTGCCAACTGAACAATGGGCCCAAGTTGTTGAGGAAAACG ATGTAACGTATAAGAAAATACCCGTTCCAAAGCCAGGACCAGATGAGGCTTTGGTCCATATTCTGTACTCCGGTGTCTGTCACACCGATCTACACGCCATGAGAGGTGACTGGCCTCTCAAACACAAGACACAACTTGTGGGCGGTCACGAAGGCATCGGTGTTGTAGTGGCGAAAGGCGATCTTGCCAAAGGCGTTGATATTGGCGATTACGTGGGAATAAAATGGCTCAACGGCTCTTGCTTATCCTGCGCTTTTTGTATCAACGGAGACGAGCCTCAGTGCCCAGACGCCTTACTTTCTGGATACACTGTGGATGGCACATTCCAGCAGTACGCCACTGGGAAAGCGATGCACTTGACACAGATTCCAAAGGATTGTGATCTATCTGCCGCTGCACCAATCCTGTGTGCGGGCCTCACGGTGTACAAAGGTCTTAAGGAGTCCGGAGCACGCCCTGCGCAATTTGTTGCAGTCATCGGGGCCGGCGGCGGTTTAGGATCTCTGGCTATCCAGTATGCCAAAGCCATGGGCCTCCGTACCATTGCGGTAGATGCTGGAGAGGTAAAGGGGAAATTCTGCAGATCGCTTGGTGCAGATGCTTACTTTGACTTCACCAAGTCTAATGACCttgtcaaggacatcaaAGCAGCAACACCTGATGGCCTCGGTCCTCATGCGGCGTTGGTTATCGCTGCGAAGGAGGACCCGTTTCATCAAGCAACTGAGTATGTTCGCCCTCGTGGAACCGTAGTATGTATAGGTATGCCCAAGGAGGCTCAGATCAAAGCTTCGGTCTTCGACGTTGTGGTGCGTATGCTGTCCATCAAGGGTAGCTATGTTGGAAACCGCGCAGACGCAAACGAGGCGGTGGAAATTTTTAGAGCAGGGCTCGTCAAAGCCCCTGTTACTGTAGTCCCACTAAGCAAATTATCTGAGGTTTTCGATGCTATGGTTTCGGGGGATATTATTGGACGATATGTCCTCGATACTTCTAAGTAA
- a CDS encoding pyruvate decarboxylase (predicted) (similar to Schizosaccharomyces pombe 972h- NP_595027.1), translated as MAVFTVADYIAERLAQIGIRHHFLVPGDYNLTLLDKLEEHPSLTGIGCTNELNCSLAAEGYARANGIGACVVTYSVGAFSAFNGIGSAYAENLPVILISGAPNTNDADRHLLHHTLAEYDFTYQFEMAKKVTCSAAAIRNSKSAPESIDRVIQACLRQHKPGYIELPTNLASETCVRPGPIGGLAAAGRQDESVLLAAVTSVAEYIEAKQKPVILAGPKVRGSKVQKNLVRLAEAIGCAVVVQPAGKGLFPETHPQFAGVFWGQVSTLAADSIVNWSDVLICVGTIFTDYSTVGWTAVSNVPGIIIDVDAVTCATTHFSGVRIRDFLASLADAVSWNENSMAEYSRLRPELPVLRASSYGELTRREVARRLQELLDPDTTVFADTGDSWFNGVHLQLPLGAGFEIEMQWGHIGWSIPASFGYALARPKRKLIVMIGDGAFQVTAQEISQMVRHRTPIILVLMNNKGYTIEAEIHDGVYNRIHNWNYVLLVQAFNSSDSGGRALALKADTTEEFSEVIRLAQAHKDGPSLIECSIEQDDCSKELITWGHYVAAANSRSGINI; from the coding sequence ATGGCGGTTTTCACTGTTGCGGATTATATCGCCGAAAGGCTCGCTCAAATAGGCATCAGGCATCACTTCTTGGTACCTGGGGACTACAACCTAACTCTTCTGGATAAGCTTGAAGAGCATCCGTCCCTGACTGGCATTGGATGCACAAACGAGCTAAATTGCTCTCTAGCGGCGGAGGGATATGCTAGGGCTAACGGAATCGGAGCCTGTGTTGTTACATACAGCGTGGGTGCTTTCTCTGCTTTCAACGGTATTGGCAGCGCCTATGCCGAAAACCTCCCAGTTATTCTGATAAGCGGAGCACCAAACACGAATGACGCGGACCGGCATCTGCTTCATCATACTCTTGCCGAATACGACTTTACCTATCAGttcgagatggccaagaaagTTACATGTTCCGCGGCGGCAATCCGCAACTCCAAATCTGCTCCTGAGTCTATTGACCGCGTCATACAAGCTTGTCTCAGGCAGCATAAGCCTGGGTACATTGAACTTCCTACAAACCTAGCAAGCGAGACGTGCGTTCGGCCAGGACCTATTGGGGGACTTGCTGCTGCAGGCCGACAGGATGAATCTGTTCTACTTGCGGCAGTCACTAGTGTTGCGGAATATATTGAGGCGAAACAAAAACCGGTCATTCTCGCTGGCCCGAAGGTTCGGGGATCTAAAGTTCAGAAGAATCTTGTCCGTTTAGCGGAAGCAATTGGTTGTGCGGTCGTTGTTCAGCCAGCGGGCAAAGGCTTGTTCCCCGAAACACACCCTCAATTTGCGGGAGTTTTCTGGGGACAAGTGAGTACACTCGCTGCCGACAGCATAGTCAATTGGTCAGATGTGCTGATATGTGTTGGAACAATATTCACAGACTACAGCACAGTCGGCTGGACGGCTGTGTCCAATGTACCGGGTATTATCATAGATGTGGACGCCGTTACCTGTGCGACAACTCATTTCAGCGGCGTGCGCATCCGTGACTTTCTGGCAAGCTTAGCAGACGCTGTCTCCTGGAACGAAAACTCAATGGCGGAGTACAGTCGATTGCGTCCAGAACTGCCTGTGCTGCGTGCTTCATCGTATGGGGAGCTCACCAGAAGGGAGGTTGCGAGGCGATTACAAGAACTCCTAGATCCAGACACGACCGTTTTTGCAGACACAGGCGATTCCTGGTTCAACGGAGTTCACCTGCAACTTCCGCTAGGAGCCGGATTTGAAATAGAAATGCAATGGGGCCACATCGGATGGTCGATACCCGCTTCGTTTGGCTACGCGCTTGCGAGACCAAAACGCAAGCTCATCGTCATGATTGGAGACGGAGCCTTCCAGGTCACAGCACAGGAGATATCTCAGATGGTGAGACATCGTACACCGATTATTCTTGTTCTCATGAATAATAAGGGTTACACAATTGAGGCTGAGATTCACGATGGTGTGTACAATCGGATTCATAACTGGAACTATGTGCTTCTTGTCCAAGCATTCAACTCTTCGGATAGCGGGGGACGCGCCCTCGCCCTCAAAGCAGATACGACAGAAGAGTTTTCCGAAGTTATTAGGTTGGCACAAGCACATAAAGACGGACCAAGTCTTATTGAATGTAGTATCGAACAGGATGACTGCAGTAAAGAGCTCATTACGTGGGGCCATTATGTTGCGGCGGCGAATAGTCGTTCCGGGATAAATATCTAG
- a CDS encoding phosphoenolpyruvate synthase (similar to Aspergillus clavatus NRRL 1 XP_001276450.1) → MDQKTKPQGSEHPLVLRFDQVRRIDGQLVGGKNSSIGEMISTLKSEGIKVPPGFATTSHMYWQYVNTNHIGEEAAKVISEWQYGKLCLKDTGRKIRSLFLGGTWPTSAAVAVKAAYSELCASAGVSNLSVAVRSSATAEDLPEASFAGQQETYLNVSGEDSLLVACRRCYASLFTDRAISYRQTKGFDHMSVALSIGVQQMVRSDVGGSGVMFSIDTESGFNKVVLINAAWGLGENVVQGTVNPDEYQVFKPFLDDTTLVPILEKKCGDKCIKMVYGDEGVSTRNVATSKAERDGFVLDDEEILRLARWACIIEQHYGTPMDMEWAMDGITGELFIVQARPETVHLNHDAATFKIYKINDKGRVLTTGLSVGDKAVSGRVCLIETAKDIDKFVNNSILVTRATDPDWVPVMKRAAAIITDHGGRTSHAAIVSRELGLPAIVGTGIATYVLHNGQDVTVSCAEGTSGFVYEGISDITTQTLDVSSLPATRTNIMLNLANPAAAYRWWRLPSDGIGLARMEFVVSNAIQIHPMALIHFDRLKDEEAKKKIVCLTAGYKDKTDYFVDKLSQGFATLCAAVYPKPAIIRMSDFKTNEYANLVGGSEFEPKEENPMLGFRGASRYYSPRYKEGFGLECRAIKRLREDMGFTNAIVMIPFCRTVYEAKKVLAVMADNGLKRGENGLLVYVMCEIPSNVILAANFVDYFDGFSIGSNDLTQLTLGVDRDSGELANLFDEQDEAVKWMLKRVISVANERGCKVGICGQAPSDYPEFAKFLVDCGINSISISPDSFVAVKQQVIGSEHT, encoded by the coding sequence ATGGACCAGAAAACGAAACCTCAGGGGTCCGAACACCCCTTGGTTCTCAGGTTCGACCAGGTTAGGCGAATCGATGGTCAGCTTGTCGGTGGGAAGAACTCCTCTATTGGCGAAATGATAAGTACATTGAAGAGCGAGGGAATAAAAGTACCTCCCGGGTTTGCAACGACCTCTCACATGTACTGGCAATACGTCAATACGAACCATATCGGCGAGGAAGCCGCCAAGGTTATATCCGAATGGCAATATGGCAAATTGTGCCTTAAAGACACGGGTAGAAAGATTCGCAGTTTGTTTCTTGGTGGTACATGGCCAACGAGCGCGGCAGTTGCCGTCAAAGCTGCTTATTCGGAACTTTGTGCCAGTGCCGGCGTTAGTAACCTGAGCGTCGCAGTCCGCTCAAGCGCAACGGCGGAAGATCTGCCCGAGGCGAGCTTTGCCGGTCAGCAGGAGACGTATTTGAATGTCTCCGGTGAAGATTCCCTCTTGGTTGCCTGCCGCCGTTGCTATGCCTCACTCTTCACTGACCGAGCCATAAGCTATCGCCAGACGAAGGGCTTTGATCACATGAGCGTTGCGCTTTCCATAGGCGTGCAGCAAATGGTTCGGTCTGATGTTGGCGGATCCGGTGTCATGTTTTCTATTGATACAGAAAGCGGATTTAACAAGGTCGTTCTCATCAACGCTGCGTGGGGGCTGGGTGAGAACGTCGTTCAAGGCACGGTCAATCCTGACGAGTATCAGGTCTTCAAGCCGTTTCTTGATGACACTACTCTTGTTCCAATACTTGAGAAGAAGTGTGGAGACAAGTGCATTAAGATGGTCTACGGTGACGAAGGAGTGTCAACACGCAATGTCGCTACCTCAAAAGCTGAACGAGACGGATTTGTTCTTGACGACGAGGAGATACTCCGCCTGGCACGTTGGGCGTGTATTATAGAACAGCACTACGGTACTCCTATGGATATGGAATGGGCTATGGACGGCATAACTGGAGAGCTGTTCATAGTTCAAGCTCGACCAGAGACCGTACACTTGAATCACGATGCGGCCACCTTCAAAATATACAAGATAAACGACAAGGGTCGTGTCCTCACAACAGGCCTTTCAGTTGGTGATAAGGCAGTTTCGGGACGAGTCTGTCTTATTGAAACTGCCAAGGACATCGACAAGTTTGTCAACAACTCGATTCTGGTTACCCGTGCGACAGATCCTGACTGGGTGCCTGTGATGAAGCGAGCTGCGGCAATCATCACCGACCATGGAGGGCGTACGTCACATGCTGCAATTGTCAGTCGTGAACTTGGCCTCCCAGCCATAGTCGGAACTGGAATCGCTACATACGTGCTGCATAATGGCCAAGATGTTACGGTGTCTTGCGCCGAAGGGACTTCAGGATTTGTTTACGAGGGCATATCGGACATAACGACTCAGACGCTAGATGTCTCCAGCTTGCCTGCAACGAGAACCAATATTATGCTGAATCTCGCCAATCCGGCAGCTGCATATCGCTGGTGGCGGCTCCCAAGTGACGGCATCGGGTTGGCCCGAATGGAGTTCGTTGTAAGCAATGCCATACAGATTCATCCCATGGCGCTTATCCACTTCGACCGCctcaaggacgaagaagctAAGAAGAAAATTGTTTGCCTGACAGCGGGGTATAAAGACAAGACGGACTACTTCGTCGACAAGTTGTCGCAAGGTTTCGCAACACTTTGTGCAGCTGTTTATCCCAAGCCGGCCATAATTCGTATGAGTGACTTTAAGACCAACGAATATGCTAACCTTGTCGGCGGCTCTGAGTTCGAACCAAAAGAGGAAAATCCGATGCTCGGTTTCCGCGGAGCATCACGATACTACTCGCCACGGTACAAGGAAGGCTTCGGGCTCGAATGCCGCGCCATCAAGAGGCTTCGGGAGGACATGGGGTTTACCAACGCTATCGTCATGATACCTTTCTGTCGGACCGTCTATGAAGCCAAGAAGGTTTTAGCTGTCATGGCCGATAATGGACTTAAGCGCGGCGAGAACGGCTTGTTAGTCTATGTCATGTGCGAGATTCCGTCCAACGTAATCTTAGCCGCTAATTTTGTTGATTATTTTGACGGATTCTCCATTGGGTCAAATGATCTCACACAGTTGACCCTCGGGGTGGATCGGGATTCCGGCGAGTTGGCTAATTTGTTTGATGAGCAGGATGAGGCGGTCAAGTGGATGCTCAAACGAGTAATCTCTGTGGCTAACGAAAGGGGTTGCAAGGTCGGCATATGTGGACAAGCCCCCAGTGATTATCCGGAGTTCGCAAAGTTCTTGGTTGATTGCGGGATTAACTCAATATCCATCAGCCCTGACAGCTTTGTGGCGGTGAAGCAGCAGGTGATTGGAAGCGAGCACACTTAG
- a CDS encoding protein CCC1 (similar to Metarhizium acridum CQMa 102 XP_007815023.1): protein MPSQHPASGSTDLIERHKQSNGYMHDAIVGLADGLTVPFALTAGLSSIGSSKLVILGGLAELFAGSISMGLGAYLAAATERKHYQVELERERRQVARSADQEEEIMANIFERYGVCRDELRPLAHRLRSNNVETWVQFMMDFELRLERPDQIIPWLSAIVMGLAYFLGGFIPMVPYFATEILKALFVSIGVTAVMLLLFGFFKAIMMGLGARAASYSAA from the exons ATGCCCA GTCAACATCCTGCTTCCGGTTCAACTGACTTAATCGAAAGACATAAACAGAGCAATGGGTATATGCACGACGCAATTGTCGGCCTTGCAGACGGCCTCACTGTACCGTTTGCTCTAACGGCTGGATTATCCTC AATAGGCTCGTCTAAACTGGTAATCCTTGGTGGTCTCGCCGAATTATTCGCCGGCTCTATCAGCATGGGCCTTGGGGCATATCTAGCCGCCGCGACTGAGCGGAAGCATTACCAGGTTGAACTCGAGCGCGAGCGCCGCCAAGTCGCCAGATCGGCAGACCAGGAAGAGgaaatcatggccaacatctTTGAACGCTACGGTGTCTGTAGAGATGAGCTGCGACCACTGGCGCATCGTCTCAGAAGTAATAACGTGGAGACGTGGGTGCAG TTTATGATGGACTTTGAGCTTCGACTCGAAAGACCTGATCAAATTATACCATGGTTATCGGCAATAGTCATGGGTCTCGCTTATTTCCTGG GGGGATTCATCCCAATGGTTCCATACTTTGCTACTGAGATACTCAAGGCCTTGTTTGTCTCAATCGGTGTCACAGCcgtgatgctgctgctgttcGGATTCTTCAAAGCCATAATGATGGGGTTAGGGGCTCGGGCAGCGAGCTACAGCGCTGCTTAA